The Juglans regia cultivar Chandler chromosome 11, Walnut 2.0, whole genome shotgun sequence genome contains the following window.
TGACATCGAATGCCAACCAAGTCCTGGTGTACCTCCAAGCAATCAGTTTCCGGTTGTCAATGAAGAGATAAGAAGCCTTATCCAGGTATGCCACAAAGAAAGTCAATACAATGTCAACGGCGAAAAAACTGTTGACAACATTATCGATTACAGCAAGAGGTCCCCTTGGTTTCTCAAGGAACCCAAATTCAAACGGAGATACCCATGCCGTGTAGAAGACTAGAAACACCAGAAATGTCTCCCAGAGTCTGCAATATCAGTCAAAAGAGGCGTGTCTAGATCATTTCATctccaataaataaaacaaacatcgTTTGAAGTACACCACGATATAAAACGAGCAGTTTGAATCCTAGAAAGAAGCAACATAGCCGcaaaagaaaatggcaaaagaTTCAACAGGAGAAGAAATGGTAATTCAATCGATTATTTAACAatcaaaggaagaaaatgagagagaaagggagaaggAAAGAGAGGAAAAGGGGGAAGAATGAACCTGTAGCGGGGATCAAATGGGGAGACAATGAAGGGTCGGAGCTTGACGTGGCGAGTCTTGAAAGCGGTGGCCCCGAGAGGAGGAAGAAGGCCGGCGGTAAGGCTGTAATGGCTGCCATCGTCCCTCGGGGGCTTCTGATCCtctgctcctcctcctcctcctcgccCGCACATCGAATTTCTCAACACCCCTCCCAGCTTCTGCCTCGGCTTCGGCGTCGACATTGCCCAGTTTTAGCTCCCCgatctctatctctctatttCTAAATCATGCAGCCATTACTTACACCAGACCCAGCACCGAGGttaggttctctctctctctctctctatctctctctcaactgTTTCAAACCATCGTTTCGTTTACGTCCCTTCCGTTTTACAGTTAGGACGAATGTCCCTCCAAAAACTGGGtcgtcaaaatttcaaaattaccattttatatctttttttttctcataaatatcGAAGCTTCTGCACTTATTCCATTTGTTAATTtgtccataaaaaaatattccgaTTGTTAATTCAgttctaataaaaagaaatttgttaatTCGGTTTATCTCTAACTagaaaaagcataaaaataGTATTCTCTCTTaaatattccaaaaataaaataaatttttttaaaaaattaaactgaatatatatagataaatactaAGATCTAGTCCTAAGGCTAAACGTACGGATCGACCTGATTTTCATTACCTGTAGATATACtatgaaattaattattgtcccagaatagatttaattaataaatctaTTTGCTTAATTTCTCACCTTTTCCTTAAATTTGTATTCGCTTGtttaagttaattaaattagaccattttaaaaaattaaaaaaataaatgaactccttttttttaattcaaccatattatatataaagacatACATTCTAGAAAGACTAGCCACTTATCTTATTAAAATGTATATTTATTGTCAAAGGCATATAACCTGATGACATAAcactcaaatttttaaaatggaaGTTTTGGATTCAACCCTCCTTCCcgactcaaaaaaaatatatatatatttatttattatgatttttcagttttcattAACTTGagagaatataaattatttatatatatataaagtattcgtcccaaaaaaaaaatccaaatatagAAACTATAGATCTTTATTTCAATGCAAACGACAGTAGCTGAAAATAACATGTCGTTTGACTATAAGAAAGCAAGGAATATTAATCGGTTTGCCTTTGAATCAGTTCCCTCTAAAGTAAATAATTACCTAGATCCTCAATGTTTCatgggccatgcatgcatgcatgcagcctgATGTGAACTAGATTTCCCAGCAGTTTCTGTACGTAGTTCAGCGGGCGCCCAGGCAGGTGCATGCGATCATTTTCACTCTCATAAGTGTTTTCCTCTCCCACCCAACGGCATCGGCATCTAtaattctttcatattttataattataaacatattttataatttatttatttttataaaatctctcttAATTTGCAAATAGTTAGCATCACATCATGTATTCTGATGAAACTTCCATATATGCATGTAGGTACCTACGTAGCTTTAAAGGAAAGGCAATGACTAAAGCAGTAGCAAGTACTGGCCGTAGATCTCGATCGTAATTGATATGATCATAAACATGCAGTAGCAGTACGCACAGCTCTGCCGACAAGTACATCTGATCTATGTTCAGCTCATTGCTGTCGTCGTCTCCATATCAAGTAACCGCATTCATGGCCAAGAATCGAGCAcgcccatgcatgcatgattattGAGGAATTATTAATcctatatgaaaattatttatttataatcaattaatgtcaacaaaaaaattagttataaataatcttttaattgtaataaattaatcacaaaagctcattttttttatagggaaTTTAACTGCATCTGTatgtttaataaattttttatgtataatagtaagttaaaataGTTTTGTGAGTTTTGTGATATCTatctaaaatgaatttagatatatttttatgttaatatgagtttagatatatttatgagaagttataAAAGATTATAGATCCCATGTGTAAAtaagtgttgagttgaaaaaagttatgggtcTTATATGTAAATAGGTTTTGAGTTTAGACAAATTTACCTatttcactttcacaaaatttttcattccatctcatatcatctaatcattacaacttttttaaattttcacataaaataaaataaaataaataattcaactttttaaaattttaaaataaaaataatattaaaaaaatatattctaacaatattttattaaactttcaatttttatctcaactcgtCTAATCTTActtgtaaaaacaaattatatctttgtgatttaaaagttaaatatttagatgttagaagAAGTTTCAATCTAAACCGAACTCAATTCGGTCAATAAACCAACCATTGGTCTATATTCTTTGGACATTGGTAGCTCTTCAAGTAACGCATAATATATATTGCATATATGCTATTCATGTGAGTTGTGAGCCTTTTTCTAGATCTTTCCCTTTTCCTACGTTTGGTTGGAAATTCATCATGTGGGATATTTGAATTTTGTGATCGTAAATTGTGTCAAAGATCACGTACATTTGCTAAAATCTGGATGGTCGGCCATCTATGATCTATATATGTTTGTCAGTATTCCCACATCGACAATCATGTGTACAGTGAGATTAGTTTGtccaaatcatctcaatttatctcatttattattataattttaataaatttttacataaaatataataaataattcaatttttttaaatctcataataataataataatattaaaaaaatattttaataatattttattcaatttttaactttcatctaaaatcatctcatctaatctcactatctaaactcaACCTGAGCCAACTTACTGCAtcggccaaaaaaaaaaaggttttaaataaaatatatatttgaattaatcTCAGATGTTCGAACACAACAATTTGagattggaaaaaaattattatttattatttattttgtcatgcaTGTGCCAATTGATATGACACACTTTAATTGCAACGATTCATTATAAACTATAGgatgatttattaattaaatcaatatcaaaattagtaaattaatatattgagATGTAATAAATATCGCAAGTTACTGAACAGAATTAACAATTCCTTAATAATCCTTGTTAGAGCTgatatgtaaattatttttattttttattaaaaaaaaaatgatatgtgcTATGGTTGGGCTTTACTGTTACAAGGACCTTGACTTTTagtaaattgataaaattgccttctcaagttttaaatagaccaAGACTGTAAGACCTCTTCGTTTATAGGCCTCATTTTGGTCTACTATTGGGCCCATGAATTGATAATGGGCCTAGTTTAACctcttcattgttttttttttcccccccacAGAATATCTGCCTTCTGGAGGACGAGTCTTTCTTTCCGAAGAGATTTACGATTGCACATTCCGACGCAAAGATGTCGTCTTTTTTGCAGACATTTCTGGACCCAAAGAAGAACTGGTTCGCAGCTCAGCACATGAAAACCCTATCCAAACGCCTCCGCATATACGGTCCGCCTCTtctccgaaaccctaaattttcCTGTCCTCGATGCATATgtttatccactttttttttttttttccttttttgcataatttgaaatgaaatatagGGCTTCGATACGACGATCTATACGATCCGTACTACGATCTTGATGTGAAGGAGGCACTGAATCGGCTGCCAAGGGAGATAGTAGACGCGCGCAATCAGCGTCTCAAGCGCGCCATGGACCTCTCCATGAAGCACGAGTTCCTCCAAGAGAACCTTCAGGTTTTCTTTAACTCTTTTCTTAtgttaagagtattttaaaaaaaattattattgttatctCTGTAGCAATTAACTCAGAAATGCACTCAAACTCTGATCTTCGAGGGATCAGTTCCTCCAAGAAATCACTCTTATTAACTTTCTTCAATGCATTACATCAGAAATACATCCCTTTTTATACACAATCCAGACGTTAAGTCAGTTAGAAAGGAAAGGGTATTCTAGTACATTCAATCAACCAAGTAAGGCTACAGATGTACTTATACACTGCTTAATGACATGTGCCACCACGTGCATAACTAACTGCTGCCTGCTGCACTAACCCTTCAGTCGATGGCTAGCTAACTTCCAGACTCCTCTCTTCGTTTCATCCCTTCTTCTAAGTACACATAACAATTTACCAAACCCCaaagaccttgcccacaaggtcagGATACTGCCTTCTCAATTGTTCTACAGGAACCCATGTAGCATCTTCCTCAGAAGCCCCACGCCATTTAATCAACAATTCAATAAATGGTTTATTATCATCATAAGtcattcttctctttttttgataagtcagaAGTCATTCTCCTCTGCAACACTTCCTCATGGTCAGCTCGAAGTGCACCATGAGAATCTTGCAATGGTAACACAGTTGAGACGGTCTTCAATGGCCCAACATGCTTCTTTAATCTGGACACATGAAACTAGGCTGAGCACCGACaatgtcggagtcggagtcggagtgccccgcctccgacttcgactccgactttgttagaggtcgaatccgacctccaaCTCCGGCTCCAATTCGCATAGCCTCCGattcgactccgactctgactcgtCGGAGAGGAGTTggatttggacttttttttttagctcaTTTGAACTTTCAGTTTGACAATCTTGGACTCTTACTAATCGGATTTGGGCTTCcatatttcagtttttttttaaaaatattttttcaatttcaatttgattATAACgtaaccaaaattgaaaaaataaatcattgtacaaattattgttattatacatgttaatatttgtacattagtattacatgttattatacattgattattatatattactagtacatgttattatattttagttattatatattagtattacatgttattataaatttatgtatttgtgtttatacaCAATACATTAGTTATgatataattagtattacatgttattacaCATTAGTGTTACGTGATAGTAATAGTTAATAATATGGTGTTTACAtaaactaaactattattagtgaatttagtctgtttatattatagtataagcatattattttataataatttgctcatactagtatattattgaatttaattaactatataagttatagttatataaaatatatatgattaacatataaaaaatacatatatttttataaaatatgtacaatatcggagtcggagttggacaATTGGAGTCGGTAAATCGccacctccgactccgacttttttgtttaaaaaaactccgactccaattCCGACTTATCAGAGTCAGAGTGGAGTCGGTGCTTAGTcagattttctgattttttgctcagccctacatGAAACACTGAATGTACAGCTGACTCCTGTGGCAATTCCAGTCTGTATGCTACTGTCCCAATACATTCCAGCACCTTAAAGGGACCACAATACCTTGTTGCTAACTTGGGATTCACAATAGCTCCCACAATATGGTATTTATACTTCTGCAATTCCAAGTAAACCATATCACCAACTTGAAACTGCATGTGAACATGCTTCTTATCATATTGTTGCTTCATGTTAGCATTTGCTGCCACCAAATTCTTCCTCAATAATGAGAGAATTTCTtctctcaatctcaactcatgaTCCACTGCCTCATTCTCAGTTGTGCCAGCTACATACTGCAACAAAGTAGGAGGGGTCACACCATACAAGGCCTCAAATggtgtgatcttagttgttgaATGTACAGACGTATTATACCATCATTCTGCCCAAGGCAGCCAATGGCTCTACTACTTAAGTCTATCATAAACAAAGCACCTCAAATACTGCTGCACACACTTATTAACAATTTCAGTCTGTCCAATCTAATTAAGGATGGTAAGCAGaactaaaatgtaattttgtgCCATGCATCCTAAAAAGCTCATTCCAAAAACCATTGGTGAAAGCAGCATCTCGATCAGTCATAATTGTTGCAGGCATTCCGTGCAACTTAAAAACTTGTGTAATAAAAAGCTTGGCTACTGAGGCTGCATTATAAGAATGGGACAAGGGTAAAAAGTGGGCGTATTTCGTAAATCTATCAACTACCACCAAAATTACATTAAATCCTCTTGAATTAGGAAAAGCATCAATAAAGTCCATAGAGATATCACTCCATGACCTCACAGGAATTGGCCATGGCTGTAACAACCCTGCTGGTAGCAAATTCTCCACTTTACATTTTTGGCATACTTCACATTCTTTAATATACTTCTTGATGTCCCtcctcattccagcccaaataAAATCTGTTTTGGCCCTCTGTAGAGACTTCTGGTATCCTGAATGCCTTCCAAAAGCACTGCTATGTATGAATTGCAGAATCTGCTACTTCAAAGGGGATTTAGCTGACAGAAATCAcctccatttttttaataacaatcCATTCTTCACTGTAAAGGCTTAATTCAGCAACTCTCCTTGTTGTAACTTCATGCAAATTCTAGAAATCTCCTCATCTTGCAAGTTTGAATCTTTCAGCTGTTGTAGCCACATTGGATTTAGGACTGTAACAGTAGATAACATTGCCTCACTCTCAACCATCTCATCCCTTCTTGAAAGAGCATATGCATCCACATTTTCTCTGCCTCTTCTATACTCAATAGTAAAGTCATAACCCATTAACTTGCTGAGCCATTTTTGCTATGATGGTGTCCCTATCTTCTActccaacaaaaatttcaaattttgttggTCAGTCCTGATTACAAATGTAGTTCCCAAGAGATAAGGCCTCCACTTGTTTACAACCAATACCAATgccaaaaattctttttcataggCACTTAAATCCAAAGCTTTGTCTTTCAAAGGCTGACTAAGGAAAGCCAAAGGTCTTCCATTATGCATCAGCACATCTCCAACTCATTTACCTAatgcatcacactcaatcaaAAATGATTTAGTAAAGTCAAGTAATGCTGAAATAGGTGGTTGAGAAACAACCTGCTTCAATGCCTCAAATGCTTGTGTAGCTGAATGTCCCTAGTGAAAAGCATCCTTCTTGAGCAAATCAGTAAGAGGAGCAGCAATTAATCCATAATCCCTTACAAATTTTCGATAATACCCAGTCAATCCAAGGAACTCCCTCAAGGATTTAATAGACTTGGGCAAAGGCCACTCAACCATGGCCTTGATCTTGGATGGATCAGCCTACACTCCCTCAGCAGACACTAAATGTTCAAGATAATCAATTTATTTACTACCAAATCTGCATTTACTTCTTTTAGCAAACAGTGTATGTTTTGCTAAAACATCCAACACCAAAGTCAAATGCTGCAAATGATCCTCTTTAATCTTACTGTAtaccaagatatcatcaaagaaaactataacaaattctcttaaaaatggCTGGAATACCTCATTCATCAATGACTGAAAAGTAGCAAGAGCATTGGTTAAGCCAAAAAGCataaccaaaaactcataatggccttgATGGGTTCTAAATGATGTCTTCTCAATATCAGACTCCCTCACTCGAATTTGATGATAACCAGACCTGAGATCTAGCTTGGAAAAAATGGTAGTCCCACACAACTTATCAAGGAGCTCATCCACCACAGGAATAGGAAAATTGTCTTTAACAATTTCCCTATTCAAAGCtttataatcaatgcacatacGCCAAGAACCATCATCTTTTCTGACTAGGATGATAGGTGAGGAAAAAGGAGATTGGCTACACCTTATTACTCCTGCCTCCAGCaattccttaaatattttttcaatatcaGTCTTTTGTACAAAGAGATACCTATATGGCCTAACATAAATAGGCATTGTACCCTTTTTTGAGGTTAATTTTGTGGTGGTGGCTTCTCTTGGGTGGCAAGCCTTTAGGCTCCTTAAAAGCTACAGAAAACCTCTCAAAATCTGTTCAATTTCATCATCAACTTCTTCTGCACTACTAGTCTGCTGCTGCTGTATTAATTGTAAAAACATGCCCTTCCTCTCAATTGAAGTCAGTTGGCAAATATGCACATCTTCTACTAATTCTGATTTAGTAGCATTCATCCCTCTAATTGTCACTGACTTCTTGTTCTGCTCAAAGGACATAGTAAGGCCATTAAAGTCCCATAACACAGGACCTAAAGTTCTTAACCACTGAATCCGTACCACCACATCACAGCCCCCAAGAGGTAACAGGAAAAAATCAGTACTGAACTGGTTTCCTTGCATATGAAACTGTAGCTTCTCTATCATTCCTGCACTTCTCATTCTTTCTCCATTTGCCACTCGCACTTTAATTTGCTTTCCAGAATCAACTTCTAACCCCACTTTCCTAGCAAACATGGGATCAAGGAAATTATGTGTACTGCCTGTGTCCACTAGAATGATCACAGAAAAGTTTTTGAACTTTGCCATGAATTCTCATGGTTCTTGGGCTTAAAGATCCTGCAATAACATGCAGAGATATCTCAGGAACTTCACACTGTGTTGGTAAAATATCAATACTATCAACATCTTCTATAAACTCACAACCTTGCACCTCGTCTCCTCCAAATAATCCCATCcctttcatcacaaaaattctGGCCCTCCTACACTTGTGACTAGGGTTCCATTTCTCATCACAAAAATAGCACAAACCCTTTTCTCTTACTTTCTTTCGTCTCAGCTGGACTCACTTTCTGCACAGGGAAGCCTTAAAATTACTAGCTCTCCCTACAACAGTGTTCTGCTTTCTTCCCACATTGTTGTCAAATCCATTCACTCCTATAGGAAATAGTACATAAGAAGCTTGATAACTTCCCCCCTTATTTCCCCCACGAGCACTAAGAATGTACTCCTCTTGAATCTTGGCAAGGCCAAAGGCAGAATTAAGGTTCTAAGGATGTAGCATCCTCATGGGCTGCcttatttcatcttttaatccACTCAAGAACATACTCAATTTATAGTTATCAGATAATCCTTTCAACCTATTGGGTATCATCTCAAATTGAGTTTTATATACAGCTACTATAGTGCTTTGTTTAAGTCGAGTAAGGGCTTCCATGGGATCATCATAGGATGAATTCCCAAACCTCAACTGCAAAGCCTCAATAAAAGAActccaagaataaaaaattattgtttcttcaGCATCTTGAAACCAAATTAAAGCACTACCCTCCATGTAAAATGATGACATTAAAATCTTTTGCCCATCCGGCATAGGGTACAAAGCAAAATAGTGATTCACTTTATAAATCCACCCCGTTGGATTAGTCCCATCAAATCTGTCTAGTTTAATTGAGCGAAATTGCATACCTCTTGATACACCCATCTGCTCAGAATTCATCTCTTCTTGTCTGCCACCCATATGTTGATGACCCATTCTTCCACCATTAACAGCTTCCAGTAAAACATCTATCTTGGAATTCAATACCTCTAACGCTCCTTGATGGTCTTCTAAATTTTTTCCGTCTTGTTTTTTGATGTTGTTGTAACCCCACTACTATCTTCTCCAACTCTTTGAAACGAGTTCCTTCTGCcatcagggaaaaaaaaaattctcccaGATTTTCGAACTGTTCTGGTACCAGTTGTAACAATTCACTCAGAAATGCACTCAAACTCTAATCTTCGAGGGATCAGTTCCTCCAAGAAATCACTCTTATTAACTTTCTTCAATGCATTACATCAGAAATACATCCCTTTTTATACACAATCCAGAAGTTAAGTCAGTTAGAAAGGAAAGGGTATTCTAGTACATTCAATCAACTAAGGAAGGCTACAGATGTACTTATACACTGCTTAATGACATGTGCCACCACGTGCATAACTAACTGCTAACTGCTGCACTAACCCTTCAGTTGATGGCTAACTCACTTCCAGACTCCTctcttcatctcttcttctAAGTACACATAACAATCTCCGtccgttttattttattttatttttgtgtctAAAATCACTTGGATTTTCTAATGGGAATTTTATTTGTGCTAAAGGTTCTCAAAACAAGCTTTCTGGTATGAAGACTTGGTTTATTCCTGGGGGAAAAATGTCTTTTACAGGTTGAGACATGGGTAAATGCGTATTGGTTAATAGCACTAATAGTCGTtgctgaagtttttttttttttttcttgactacTTTGTACTGTTTTTGGGTTTCATGAACTATATcgttttgatgaaaaattaggTCACACAAGTATTCAGTGATTGTGTCCCCATAGTCTTCAACTTTGTTTCTGGAAAGGCATAAAGGGATACGTGTCATAAGCCTTCTCGAGAGGCTTTCGGATGTGCATCT
Protein-coding sequences here:
- the LOC109001814 gene encoding cytochrome b-c1 complex subunit 7-2, mitochondrial-like; translation: MSSFLQTFLDPKKNWFAAQHMKTLSKRLRIYGLRYDDLYDPYYDLDVKEALNRLPREIVDARNQRLKRAMDLSMKHEFLQENLQTMQTPFRSYLQEMLALVKREKAEREALGALPLYQRTIP